One stretch of Micromonospora echinospora DNA includes these proteins:
- a CDS encoding zinc-binding alcohol dehydrogenase, which translates to MTSPVGLHRVVEPAGVLPQAAWRLDPDPRIAANEVRIRVERLNLDAASFRQLAEKHGGNGDKVRAEVLEIVSTRGKMQNPVTGSGGMLIGTVEEAGRRSPLGLRAGDRVATLVSLTLTPLAITDGLARWDGRSEQVPCDGHAILFARSIAAVLPPDLHPELSLAVLDVCGAPALTARVVAEQVARRSRDGDPRPVSVAVIGGAGKSGSLSLAAARRAGAARTVGVVPVVAERDALAAAGLADVVALADARDPVGLSTAVTTALGVPADVTVVCVDVPGCEHGAVLATADGGTVIFFSMATSFAAAALGAEGLAADVTMLVGNGYVPGHAALALDLLRSEPGVRGLFEARLAAD; encoded by the coding sequence GTGACGTCACCGGTGGGTCTGCACCGAGTCGTGGAACCGGCGGGGGTGCTCCCGCAGGCGGCCTGGCGGCTGGACCCGGACCCGCGGATCGCGGCGAACGAGGTACGGATCCGGGTCGAGCGGCTGAACCTGGACGCGGCGAGCTTCCGGCAGCTGGCGGAGAAGCACGGCGGGAACGGGGACAAGGTCCGCGCCGAGGTGCTGGAGATCGTGTCGACCCGGGGGAAGATGCAGAACCCGGTGACCGGTTCCGGCGGCATGCTGATCGGCACGGTGGAAGAGGCGGGGCGCCGCTCGCCGCTGGGGCTGCGGGCGGGCGACCGGGTCGCGACGCTCGTGTCGCTGACGCTGACGCCCCTGGCGATCACCGACGGGCTGGCCCGCTGGGACGGGCGCAGCGAGCAGGTGCCGTGCGACGGGCACGCGATCCTGTTCGCCCGGTCGATCGCCGCGGTGCTGCCGCCGGACCTGCACCCGGAGTTGTCCCTCGCCGTGCTGGACGTGTGCGGGGCGCCGGCGTTGACGGCGCGGGTGGTGGCCGAGCAGGTGGCGCGGCGCTCGCGGGATGGTGATCCGCGTCCGGTGTCGGTGGCGGTGATCGGTGGGGCCGGCAAGAGCGGGTCGTTGTCGCTCGCGGCGGCGCGGCGGGCAGGCGCCGCCCGTACCGTCGGGGTGGTGCCGGTGGTCGCGGAGCGGGACGCGCTGGCGGCGGCCGGGCTGGCCGACGTGGTGGCGCTCGCCGACGCGCGGGATCCGGTGGGGCTGTCGACGGCGGTGACGACGGCGCTGGGTGTGCCGGCGGACGTGACTGTGGTGTGCGTGGACGTGCCGGGGTGTGAGCACGGCGCGGTCCTGGCCACGGCGGACGGCGGTACGGTGATCTTCTTCTCGATGGCGACGAGCTTCGCGGCGGCGGCGCTGGGCGCGGAGGGCCTGGCGGCGGACGTGACGATGCTGGTGGGCAACGGGTACGTGCCGGGGCACGCGGCGCTGGCGCTGGACCTGTTGCGGTCCGAGCCGGGGGTGCGCGGTCTGTTCGAGGCCCGTCTGGCGGCAGACTGA
- a CDS encoding KamA family radical SAM protein, giving the protein MTQTQPVETIPTPRPTPTAVPTAGQPYEYRRAPLVEPDWTRFPGWRHVTRDQWESAQWQRVNCVKNIKQLRAVLGDTVDETFYADLEADQKALATMSMLVPPQMLNTMVPHQPMSTEALLADPIRRYMIPVASDRRTDWPSHPYASRDSLHEHDMWVAEGLTHRYPTKVLAELLSTCPQYCGHCTRMDLVGNSTPAVDKLKLTLKPVDRYDAHIAYLKAHPGVRDVVVSGGDVANVPWRNLESYLMRLLEIETIRDIRLATKALMGLPQHWLQPDVVEGLERVARTAARRGVNLAIHTHVNHAQSLTPLVAKAAQTALDVGVRDVRNQGVLMRGVNATSADLLDLCFALQGEAGILPYYFYMCDMIPNAEHWRVPVWHAQQLQHDIMGYLPGYATPRIVCDVPFVGKRWVHMLTDYDRERGISYWTKNYRTSIESADLEALNKRYAYYDPIDTLPEAGQAWWLAHRDD; this is encoded by the coding sequence GTGACCCAGACCCAACCGGTGGAGACCATCCCGACGCCCCGCCCCACGCCGACCGCCGTCCCGACCGCCGGCCAGCCCTACGAATACCGCCGCGCGCCCCTCGTCGAACCCGACTGGACCCGCTTCCCCGGCTGGCGCCACGTCACCCGCGACCAGTGGGAAAGCGCCCAGTGGCAGCGGGTCAACTGCGTCAAGAACATCAAGCAACTGCGCGCCGTCCTCGGCGACACCGTCGACGAGACCTTCTACGCCGACCTGGAGGCCGACCAGAAGGCGCTGGCCACCATGTCCATGCTGGTGCCGCCGCAGATGCTCAACACCATGGTGCCGCATCAGCCGATGAGCACCGAGGCGCTGCTCGCCGACCCGATCCGCCGCTACATGATCCCGGTCGCGTCCGACCGCCGCACCGACTGGCCGTCGCACCCGTACGCCAGCCGCGACAGCCTCCACGAACACGACATGTGGGTCGCCGAGGGCCTTACCCACCGCTACCCCACCAAGGTCCTCGCCGAACTGCTCTCCACCTGCCCGCAGTACTGCGGGCACTGCACCCGGATGGACCTGGTCGGCAACTCCACCCCCGCCGTCGACAAGCTCAAGCTCACCCTCAAGCCCGTCGACCGCTACGACGCCCACATCGCCTACCTCAAGGCCCACCCCGGCGTACGCGACGTGGTCGTCTCCGGCGGCGACGTCGCCAACGTGCCCTGGCGCAACCTCGAGTCGTACCTGATGCGCCTGCTGGAGATCGAGACCATCCGCGACATCCGGCTCGCCACCAAGGCGCTCATGGGCCTGCCCCAGCACTGGCTCCAGCCCGACGTGGTCGAGGGCCTCGAACGGGTCGCCCGCACCGCCGCCCGCCGCGGCGTCAACCTGGCCATCCACACCCACGTCAACCACGCCCAGTCGCTGACCCCGCTGGTCGCCAAGGCCGCCCAGACCGCGCTCGACGTCGGCGTACGCGACGTGCGCAACCAGGGCGTGCTCATGCGTGGCGTCAACGCCACCAGCGCCGACCTGCTGGACCTGTGCTTCGCGCTGCAGGGCGAGGCGGGCATCCTGCCGTACTACTTCTACATGTGCGACATGATCCCCAACGCCGAGCACTGGCGCGTCCCGGTCTGGCACGCCCAGCAGCTCCAGCACGACATCATGGGCTACCTGCCCGGCTACGCCACCCCGCGGATCGTCTGCGACGTGCCGTTCGTCGGCAAGCGCTGGGTGCACATGCTCACCGACTACGACCGTGAGCGCGGCATCTCCTACTGGACGAAGAACTACCGCACCTCGATCGAGTCGGCCGACCTGGAGGCGCTGAACAAGCGCTACGCCTACTACGACCCGATCGACACGCTGCCCGAGGCCGGCCAGGCCTGGTGGCTCGCGCACCGCGACGACTGA
- a CDS encoding histidine phosphatase family protein translates to MNEILLIRHGETTWSAAHQHTSYTDLELTPDGERQARALGPLLAGRRFARVLSSPRQRATSTAALAGLTVDAIEPELAEWDYGEYEGRTTADIQQERPGWSIWTDGGTGGESPEQVGARLDRVLDRVAPLLEQGDVALVGHGHSLRVLGARWIGLPPSAGGLLRLDTATLSVLGHEHGRRVIRRWNLPAPPTGGDAPERSARH, encoded by the coding sequence GTGAACGAGATCCTGCTGATCCGGCACGGCGAGACCACCTGGAGCGCCGCCCACCAGCACACCTCGTACACCGACCTGGAGCTGACCCCCGACGGCGAGCGGCAGGCGAGGGCGCTGGGCCCCCTGCTGGCCGGCCGGCGCTTCGCCCGGGTGCTGTCCAGCCCCCGGCAGCGCGCCACCAGCACCGCCGCCCTGGCCGGGCTCACCGTGGACGCGATCGAGCCGGAGCTGGCCGAGTGGGACTACGGCGAGTACGAGGGACGCACCACCGCGGACATCCAGCAGGAGCGGCCCGGCTGGTCGATCTGGACCGACGGCGGCACCGGCGGTGAGTCACCGGAGCAGGTCGGCGCCCGCCTGGACCGCGTGCTGGACCGGGTCGCGCCGCTGCTGGAGCAGGGCGACGTCGCGCTCGTCGGGCACGGGCACAGCCTGCGGGTGCTCGGGGCGCGCTGGATCGGGCTGCCGCCCTCGGCCGGCGGGCTGCTGCGCCTGGACACCGCCACGCTCAGCGTGCTCGGTCACGAGCACGGCCGGCGGGTGATCAGGCGGTGGAACCTGCCGGCTCCGC
- a CDS encoding amidohydrolase: MTNPSTLYRGGVLHCPADPSATALLVRDGRIAWLGTDADAPRAERVVELGGALVTPAFVDAHVHATDTGLALSGLDLSAVRSAGELLEAVSAFAAGLPGDAVVLGHGWDESAWADPSLPDAGALDRAAGGRRVYLSQASIHSALVSAALLAACPEVVSAAGYEASGWLRRDAHHVVRAAAFASVTRAQRVAAQRRALEHAASLGVAAVHECGGPDISDEEDFTGLLAISGAGVPEVYGYWGELLGAAKARELGAVGAGGDLFADGALGSRTAHVSAAYLDGEAGACGHGYVSAEQVRDHLLDCAAHGLQGGFHAIGDAAIGTVLEGFGLAARSVGTDRLRAARHRVEHAEIMSKALIAGFVEYGIVASMQPAFDRLWGGAGRMYESRLGLARSLESNPMGAMHGVGVALAFGSDSPVTPLDPWGSVRAAAAHHNPAQRMSVRAAFAAHTRGGWRAVHLDNEGVLALGAPATFAVWDTPAGVERGLPVVQAEDPELRGADDPTPLPVCRATVLRGDVIYQEGSS, encoded by the coding sequence ATGACGAACCCCTCGACGCTGTATCGCGGCGGAGTGCTGCACTGTCCGGCCGACCCGAGCGCGACCGCGCTGCTGGTGCGCGACGGGCGGATCGCCTGGCTGGGCACGGACGCGGACGCGCCGCGGGCGGAGCGGGTGGTGGAGCTGGGCGGTGCGCTGGTGACGCCGGCGTTCGTCGATGCGCACGTGCACGCGACGGATACCGGGTTGGCGTTGTCGGGGCTGGATCTGTCGGCGGTGCGGTCGGCGGGTGAGCTGCTGGAGGCGGTGTCGGCGTTCGCGGCGGGCCTGCCGGGTGATGCGGTGGTGCTGGGGCACGGCTGGGACGAGTCGGCCTGGGCGGACCCGTCGTTGCCGGACGCGGGGGCGCTGGACCGGGCGGCCGGTGGGCGGCGGGTGTATCTGTCGCAGGCGTCGATCCATTCGGCGCTGGTGTCGGCGGCGTTGCTGGCGGCGTGCCCGGAGGTGGTGTCGGCGGCCGGGTACGAGGCGTCGGGGTGGTTGCGGCGCGACGCGCACCATGTGGTGCGGGCGGCGGCGTTCGCGTCGGTGACGCGGGCGCAGCGGGTGGCGGCGCAGCGGCGGGCCCTGGAACACGCGGCGTCGTTGGGTGTCGCGGCGGTGCACGAGTGCGGTGGGCCGGACATCTCCGACGAGGAGGACTTCACCGGGCTGCTGGCGATCTCGGGGGCCGGGGTGCCGGAGGTGTACGGGTACTGGGGTGAGCTGCTGGGTGCGGCGAAGGCGCGGGAGCTGGGCGCGGTGGGCGCGGGTGGGGACCTGTTCGCCGACGGGGCGCTGGGGTCGCGGACGGCGCACGTGTCGGCGGCGTACCTGGACGGTGAGGCGGGGGCGTGCGGGCACGGGTACGTGTCGGCGGAGCAGGTCCGTGATCATCTGCTGGACTGTGCGGCGCACGGGTTGCAGGGCGGGTTCCACGCGATCGGGGACGCGGCGATCGGGACGGTGCTGGAGGGGTTCGGCCTGGCGGCGCGGTCGGTGGGCACGGACCGGTTGCGGGCGGCGCGGCACCGGGTGGAGCACGCGGAGATCATGAGCAAGGCGTTGATCGCCGGGTTCGTGGAGTACGGGATCGTGGCGTCGATGCAGCCGGCGTTCGACAGGTTGTGGGGCGGTGCGGGCCGGATGTACGAGTCGCGGCTGGGGTTGGCGCGGTCGCTGGAGTCGAATCCGATGGGCGCGATGCACGGTGTCGGGGTGGCGTTGGCGTTCGGGTCGGATTCGCCGGTGACGCCGCTGGATCCGTGGGGTTCGGTGCGGGCGGCGGCGGCGCATCACAATCCGGCGCAGCGGATGAGTGTGCGGGCGGCGTTCGCGGCGCACACGCGCGGTGGCTGGCGGGCGGTGCACCTGGACAACGAGGGTGTGCTGGCGTTGGGGGCGCCGGCGACGTTCGCGGTGTGGGACACCCCGGCGGGGGTGGAGCGAGGGCTGCCGGTGGTGCAGGCCGAGGATCCGGAGTTGCGGGGCGCGGACGATCCGACGCCGCTGCCGGTGTGCCGGGCCACTGTGTTGCGCGGTGACGTGATCTATCAGGAAGGGTCTTCGTGA
- a CDS encoding lysine 5,6-aminomutase subunit alpha, whose translation MTGKLGLDPALVARARELARRAGQPVVDLARSHTTVSVERAVLRLAGVTGADPDGIPWVNRLVDAVVADVGLGHGVAAPVFDALAREGIADVTLLAQKAAAGSVRFGQPSGKAATAARRASRKAVAAGIRSIDRRRVERDRLVKRFGDPAQRPWIYLIVATGDIYEDIPQAQAAARAGADVIAVIRSTGQSLLDYVPEGATREGFAGTYATQENFRLMRAALDESSKELGRYVRLTNYASGLCMPEMATLAGLERLDMMLNDSMYGILFRDINPIRTFVDQRFSRQVHARAGIIINTGEDNYLTTADAVDEAHTVTVSQLLNEFFAHEAGLADWQLGLGHAFEINPDVPESLRLELAHALLARELFPDAPLKWMPPTKHMTGDVFRGNLLDGFFNLVGTMTGQGILLVGMMTEAVVTPWLSDRDIALQNVRYVLGAAGGLHEDFVPAPGGFIQARAHRVLGEAVDLLERIGDQSLLTAIAEGTFGIMKRPADRGKGLDGVARHEADYYNPATEILEQTR comes from the coding sequence GTGACAGGCAAGCTTGGGCTGGATCCGGCGTTGGTGGCGCGGGCGCGGGAGTTGGCGCGCCGGGCCGGGCAGCCGGTGGTGGATCTGGCGCGTAGCCACACGACGGTGTCGGTGGAGCGGGCGGTGCTGCGGCTGGCCGGGGTGACCGGCGCGGATCCGGACGGCATTCCGTGGGTGAACCGGCTCGTGGACGCGGTGGTCGCGGACGTGGGCCTGGGGCACGGGGTGGCGGCGCCGGTGTTCGACGCGCTGGCGCGGGAGGGCATCGCGGACGTGACGTTGCTGGCGCAGAAGGCGGCGGCCGGGTCGGTGCGGTTCGGGCAGCCGTCGGGCAAGGCGGCGACGGCGGCGCGGCGGGCGTCGCGCAAGGCGGTGGCGGCGGGGATCCGCAGCATCGACCGGCGGCGTGTGGAGCGGGACCGGCTCGTCAAGCGGTTCGGGGATCCGGCGCAGCGGCCGTGGATCTATCTGATCGTGGCGACGGGTGACATCTACGAGGACATTCCGCAGGCGCAGGCGGCGGCGCGGGCCGGCGCGGACGTGATCGCCGTGATCCGGTCGACGGGGCAGTCGCTGCTGGACTACGTGCCGGAGGGGGCGACCCGGGAGGGGTTCGCCGGCACGTACGCGACGCAGGAGAACTTCCGGCTGATGCGGGCGGCGCTGGACGAGTCGTCGAAGGAGCTGGGCCGGTACGTGCGGCTGACGAACTACGCGTCGGGTCTGTGCATGCCGGAGATGGCGACGCTGGCCGGCCTGGAGCGGCTGGACATGATGCTCAACGACTCGATGTACGGGATCCTGTTCCGCGACATCAACCCGATCCGGACGTTCGTGGACCAGCGGTTCTCGCGGCAGGTGCACGCGCGGGCGGGGATCATCATCAACACCGGTGAGGACAACTACCTGACCACCGCGGACGCGGTGGACGAGGCGCACACGGTGACGGTGTCGCAGCTGCTCAACGAGTTCTTCGCGCACGAGGCGGGGCTGGCGGACTGGCAGTTGGGGCTGGGGCACGCGTTCGAGATCAACCCGGATGTGCCGGAGTCGTTGCGGTTGGAGCTGGCGCACGCGTTGCTGGCGCGGGAGTTGTTCCCGGACGCGCCGTTGAAGTGGATGCCGCCGACGAAGCACATGACCGGGGACGTGTTCCGGGGCAATCTGCTCGACGGGTTCTTCAACCTGGTGGGCACGATGACCGGGCAGGGGATTCTGCTGGTCGGGATGATGACCGAGGCGGTGGTGACGCCGTGGTTGTCGGACCGGGACATCGCGTTGCAGAACGTGCGGTACGTGCTGGGCGCGGCGGGCGGGTTGCACGAGGACTTCGTGCCGGCGCCGGGCGGGTTCATCCAGGCGCGGGCGCACCGGGTGCTGGGTGAGGCGGTGGACCTGTTGGAGCGCATCGGGGACCAGTCGTTGCTGACGGCGATCGCCGAGGGCACGTTCGGGATCATGAAGCGGCCCGCGGACCGCGGGAAGGGCCTGGACGGGGTGGCGCGGCACGAGGCGGACTACTACAACCCGGCCACGGAGATCCTGGAGCAGACCCGGTGA
- a CDS encoding CsbD family protein has product MSFTDKAKNKAQEMSGMAKERIGDVTDNERLRAEGASEQSTARARQAGEHAKQAGRDVKDAFNK; this is encoded by the coding sequence ATGAGCTTCACCGACAAGGCGAAGAACAAGGCCCAGGAGATGAGCGGCATGGCCAAGGAGCGCATCGGCGACGTCACCGACAACGAGCGGTTGCGGGCCGAGGGCGCCTCCGAGCAGAGCACGGCGCGCGCCCGGCAGGCCGGGGAGCACGCCAAGCAGGCGGGCCGCGACGTCAAGGACGCCTTCAACAAGTGA